The following are encoded together in the Streptomyces rapamycinicus NRRL 5491 genome:
- a CDS encoding serine hydrolase domain-containing protein, producing the protein MSDAWAGVDSGALERAVRERAGRPVAGVEDMESYLAAQVADVSHREVIGPLLNGHGPGGVVVRHGEELARWGDPGRVEMAFSATKSVLALVAGVASDDGLLRLDEPVYGSVELPQFADDHGRRITWRQLLDQTSQWEGELWGKPTGVDAQSVREGTESAGGPPGEGWAYNDVRVNLTALALTVLVRRPLPEVLRTRVMEPIGASGSWSWHGYGNSSVDVGGVRLPVVSGGAHWGGGLWISALDLARIGRLCLNGGEWAGRRIVSRRWIEALWTPCAVKPEYGLSWWLNDGRVVWPQAPSTGRCARGNGGNHLLWVDPARDLILVSRWGADVEALVAAVSEAVRPC; encoded by the coding sequence GTGAGTGATGCTTGGGCGGGGGTCGACTCCGGTGCGCTGGAGCGGGCCGTACGGGAGCGGGCGGGACGGCCCGTGGCCGGGGTCGAGGACATGGAGAGCTACCTCGCGGCGCAGGTGGCGGATGTCTCGCACCGCGAGGTGATCGGGCCGCTGCTGAACGGACACGGGCCCGGTGGTGTGGTCGTGCGACACGGCGAGGAGCTCGCCCGCTGGGGCGATCCGGGCCGGGTGGAGATGGCCTTCAGCGCGACCAAGAGCGTGCTGGCCCTCGTCGCGGGAGTCGCCTCCGACGACGGACTGCTCCGGCTGGACGAACCCGTTTACGGCTCAGTGGAGTTGCCCCAGTTCGCGGATGACCACGGGCGGCGGATCACCTGGCGGCAACTGCTGGACCAGACGAGCCAGTGGGAGGGCGAGCTGTGGGGGAAGCCGACGGGGGTGGACGCCCAGAGCGTCCGCGAGGGGACGGAGTCGGCGGGCGGGCCGCCCGGTGAGGGGTGGGCCTACAACGATGTACGGGTGAATCTGACGGCGCTCGCGCTCACCGTCCTGGTGCGGCGGCCGCTGCCGGAGGTGCTGCGCACCCGTGTCATGGAGCCCATCGGGGCCTCCGGCTCATGGTCGTGGCACGGCTACGGCAACTCGTCCGTGGACGTCGGCGGCGTCCGCCTGCCCGTGGTGTCCGGCGGTGCCCACTGGGGCGGCGGGCTGTGGATCAGCGCCCTCGACCTGGCCCGTATCGGCCGACTCTGCCTGAACGGCGGGGAGTGGGCCGGGCGCCGGATCGTGTCACGGCGCTGGATCGAGGCTTTGTGGACGCCGTGTGCCGTCAAGCCGGAGTACGGGCTGTCGTGGTGGCTCAACGACGGCCGGGTGGTGTGGCCACAGGCCCCGTCGACCGGGCGCTGCGCCCGGGGCAACGGCGGCAATCACCTCTTGTGGGTGGACCCGGCCCGTGACCTCATCCTCGTCTCACGCTGGGGTGCCGATGTGGAAGCCCTCGTCGCGGCGGTCTCGGAGGCGGTCCGCCCCTGCTGA
- a CDS encoding glycoside hydrolase family 16 protein, with translation MRSTLRNTVIGLLSATALAATPWLTAPATATTDTPQTKAAAAEFTDNFDGAAGSAVDGSKWGLETGDNVNNHERQYYTDGNKNAALDGNGNLVITARKENPANYNCWYGRCEYTSARLNTSQKFTTASGHVEARMKLPQGQGMWPAFWMLGNDIGSAGWPNCGEIDIMENVGFEPSTVHGTIHGPGYSGSGGIGAGYTLPNGGKFSDGFHTFAIDWSPNKITWSVDGNVYQTRTPSDLNGNRWVFDHPFYIILNLAVGGYWPGDPDGNTSFPQQLVVDYVKVTGGS, from the coding sequence ATGAGAAGCACGTTGCGAAACACCGTGATCGGTCTGCTCTCCGCGACCGCACTCGCCGCCACCCCCTGGCTCACCGCTCCGGCCACGGCCACCACGGACACCCCCCAAACCAAGGCCGCCGCAGCCGAGTTCACCGACAACTTCGACGGTGCGGCGGGCAGCGCGGTCGACGGCTCCAAGTGGGGCCTGGAGACCGGCGACAACGTCAACAACCACGAGCGGCAGTACTACACCGACGGCAACAAGAACGCGGCGCTGGACGGCAACGGCAACCTCGTCATCACCGCCCGCAAGGAGAACCCGGCCAACTACAACTGCTGGTACGGCCGGTGTGAGTACACCTCCGCCCGCCTGAACACCTCCCAGAAGTTCACCACCGCCTCCGGCCATGTCGAGGCCCGGATGAAGCTGCCGCAGGGCCAGGGCATGTGGCCCGCCTTCTGGATGCTCGGCAACGACATCGGCAGCGCGGGCTGGCCCAACTGCGGCGAGATAGACATCATGGAGAACGTGGGCTTCGAGCCCAGCACCGTCCACGGCACCATCCACGGCCCCGGCTACTCCGGCTCGGGCGGCATCGGCGCCGGGTACACCCTGCCCAATGGCGGCAAGTTCTCCGACGGCTTCCACACCTTCGCCATCGACTGGTCGCCGAACAAGATCACCTGGTCCGTCGACGGCAACGTCTACCAGACCCGCACCCCCTCGGATCTCAACGGCAACCGCTGGGTCTTCGACCACCCCTTCTACATCATCCTCAACCTGGCCGTCGGCGGTTACTGGCCCGGTGACCCGGACGGCAACACCTCCTTCCCGCAGCAGCTCGTCGTCGACTACGTCAAGGTGACGGGCGGCAGCTGA
- a CDS encoding ROK family transcriptional regulator, translating to MTAKAQAAQPSLRTTVRDPRRGSRSSLLWTLYLHAPLSRQELVRRTGLGATTVSAVIGELIAEGVVTEEVVTEDLVTEDGVTDAESPRLRLVSEHRYVIGAEIADTRVRVGLFDLALTQRAGAVYPLASGRHGAETAVHHILTFLDAVIEEARIPHGHILGVGIGVSASGWDAVPLERLLRTGIALPLHIDNGAEALGRAEMWFGAGRGVQHAVVALIGSGVSASVITHGSPYRGATDSAGEWGHTTVQAGGRRCRCGARGCLEAYVGAEAVLERYRQARRGRVTPGADQESAFAALLTAADTSSAAQRVLEEAAVYLGAGIANLVNLFNPQRIILGGWAGLMFGARMLPRIRETVAAQALRRPYARTDIGLCGLGPHAVALGAAALPVRHFLTEGAHRPTRRPTTTSRGALTRPPPGALTRAAPTTRMPVP from the coding sequence ATGACGGCCAAGGCGCAGGCAGCCCAGCCCTCGCTGCGCACCACCGTGCGCGATCCACGGCGCGGCAGCCGCTCCTCGCTGCTGTGGACGCTGTACCTGCACGCTCCGCTCAGCCGCCAGGAGCTCGTCCGCCGAACGGGACTCGGCGCCACCACCGTGAGCGCGGTCATCGGCGAACTGATCGCCGAAGGCGTCGTCACGGAAGAGGTCGTCACGGAAGACCTCGTCACGGAAGACGGCGTCACGGATGCGGAATCGCCGCGGTTGCGGCTGGTCTCCGAGCACCGGTATGTCATCGGCGCCGAGATCGCCGATACCCGGGTGCGCGTCGGGCTGTTCGACCTCGCCCTCACCCAACGGGCCGGAGCCGTCTACCCGTTAGCCTCCGGACGTCACGGCGCCGAAACCGCCGTCCACCACATCCTGACCTTCCTGGACGCCGTCATCGAGGAAGCCCGAATCCCCCACGGGCACATCCTCGGTGTCGGCATCGGCGTTTCGGCCAGCGGCTGGGACGCGGTGCCGCTGGAGCGGCTGCTGCGCACCGGCATCGCGCTGCCCCTGCACATCGACAACGGCGCGGAGGCCCTGGGCCGGGCCGAGATGTGGTTCGGCGCGGGCCGCGGCGTCCAGCACGCCGTCGTCGCGCTCATCGGCTCCGGTGTCTCCGCGAGTGTCATCACCCACGGCTCCCCCTACCGCGGCGCCACCGACAGCGCGGGCGAGTGGGGCCACACCACCGTCCAGGCCGGGGGCCGCCGCTGCCGGTGCGGCGCCCGCGGCTGCCTCGAGGCGTACGTCGGGGCCGAGGCGGTCCTGGAGCGCTACCGCCAGGCCCGGCGCGGCCGTGTAACCCCCGGCGCCGACCAGGAGTCCGCGTTCGCCGCGCTGCTCACGGCCGCCGACACCTCGTCCGCCGCGCAGCGCGTCCTGGAGGAGGCGGCGGTGTACTTGGGCGCCGGGATCGCCAACCTCGTCAACCTCTTCAACCCCCAGCGGATCATCCTCGGCGGCTGGGCCGGGCTGATGTTCGGCGCCCGTATGCTGCCGCGGATCCGCGAGACGGTCGCCGCGCAGGCGCTGCGCAGGCCGTACGCGCGAACCGACATCGGGCTGTGCGGGCTCGGCCCCCACGCCGTGGCGCTCGGCGCCGCCGCCCTGCCCGTCCGCCACTTCCTGACGGAGGGCGCGCACCGTCCCACCCGTCGCCCCACCACCACCTCGCGAGGGGCGCTGACGCGCCCTCCTCCCGGAGCGCTGACGCGCGCGGCCCCCACCACCCGTATGCCCGTGCCGTAG
- a CDS encoding ROK family transcriptional regulator — protein MGQMNRRTVRDLRRGNRSTLLRQLYFRGPVSRQELGALTGLSSGSVSNVVGELLADELVEEAGSVESDGGRPRTLLRVAPGGGHLIGVDVGETHVRVELFDLSLTELARWEHPLTPGGLERDPEPVVGHILTGLGAVVDKSGASPDAVIGVGVGVPGVVEQGDEILVHGPTAGRDAVPLERLLRTGTDLPLFIDNGATAQGQAEMWFGAGRGADNAVIALIGSGVGAAIVTAGVPYRGATSSAGEWGHTVVQVGGRACRCGAVGCLEAYVGAQAVLDRYGQGARGAGAGGAGGGGKDGADGAGEDQQAAFAAIVGAAGSEARAREVLEETAAYLGAGIADLINLFNPERIILGGWAGLLLGGRVLPRIRAATASYALHRPYAQTEIGLAELGPDAVALGAATLPLAHFLATGGAR, from the coding sequence ATGGGTCAGATGAACCGACGGACCGTCCGCGACCTGCGGCGCGGCAACCGCTCGACGCTGCTGCGCCAGCTGTACTTCCGGGGCCCGGTGAGCCGTCAGGAACTGGGGGCGCTCACCGGGCTCAGCTCCGGTTCGGTCAGCAATGTCGTCGGCGAACTGCTCGCCGACGAACTGGTGGAGGAGGCCGGGTCCGTCGAGTCCGACGGCGGCCGCCCCCGCACGCTGCTGCGGGTCGCGCCGGGCGGTGGCCATCTCATCGGGGTCGACGTCGGCGAGACCCATGTCCGCGTGGAGCTGTTCGACCTCTCCCTGACGGAACTGGCCCGCTGGGAGCATCCGCTGACGCCCGGAGGGCTGGAGCGGGACCCGGAGCCGGTCGTCGGCCACATCCTCACCGGCCTCGGCGCGGTCGTCGACAAGAGCGGTGCCTCGCCGGACGCGGTCATCGGCGTCGGGGTCGGCGTCCCCGGCGTCGTCGAACAGGGCGACGAGATCCTCGTCCACGGCCCGACCGCCGGGCGGGACGCGGTGCCGCTGGAGCGGCTGCTGCGCACCGGCACCGATCTGCCGCTGTTCATCGACAACGGCGCCACCGCTCAGGGGCAGGCCGAGATGTGGTTCGGGGCGGGCCGCGGCGCGGACAACGCGGTGATCGCGCTGATCGGCTCCGGCGTCGGCGCGGCCATCGTGACCGCGGGGGTGCCGTACCGCGGCGCGACCAGCAGCGCGGGGGAGTGGGGGCATACGGTCGTCCAGGTCGGCGGGCGCGCCTGCCGATGCGGTGCGGTCGGCTGTCTGGAGGCGTACGTGGGGGCCCAGGCGGTGCTCGACCGCTACGGGCAGGGGGCGCGCGGAGCGGGTGCGGGCGGCGCGGGGGGTGGCGGTAAGGACGGCGCGGACGGTGCCGGTGAGGACCAGCAGGCCGCGTTCGCCGCGATCGTGGGAGCCGCCGGGAGCGAGGCGCGGGCGCGCGAGGTGCTGGAGGAGACCGCCGCCTACCTCGGCGCGGGCATCGCCGATCTGATCAACCTCTTCAACCCCGAGCGGATCATCCTCGGCGGCTGGGCCGGACTGCTCCTCGGCGGCCGCGTCCTCCCCCGGATCCGGGCCGCCACCGCCTCCTACGCACTGCACCGGCCGTACGCGCAGACCGAGATCGGGCTGGCCGAACTCGGGCCCGATGCGGTGGCGTTGGGCGCGGCCACACTTCCGCTGGCGCACTTCCTCGCCACCGGTGGGGCGCGCTGA
- a CDS encoding ankyrin repeat domain-containing protein, with the protein MTESNPESEPAHDPEVLQLAAKVFDLARQGDTDTLAAYVDAGVPPNLTNDKGDSLLVLAAYYGHPATVSALLERGADPNRVNERGQTPIAGATFKGEAEVLRVLLAKGADPCAGSPSAVETARMFGREDLLALFQAPGAEE; encoded by the coding sequence ATGACCGAATCGAACCCCGAGAGCGAGCCCGCCCACGACCCGGAGGTGCTCCAGCTGGCGGCCAAGGTCTTCGACCTGGCCCGGCAGGGTGACACCGATACGCTCGCCGCCTATGTGGACGCGGGCGTCCCGCCCAACCTCACCAACGACAAGGGCGATTCCCTGCTCGTGCTCGCGGCCTACTACGGCCATCCGGCCACGGTGTCGGCCCTGCTGGAGCGCGGCGCCGACCCCAATCGGGTGAACGAACGGGGGCAGACCCCCATCGCCGGGGCCACGTTCAAGGGCGAGGCGGAGGTGCTGAGGGTGCTGCTGGCCAAGGGCGCCGACCCGTGCGCCGGGTCGCCCTCGGCCGTCGAGACGGCGCGGATGTTCGGGCGGGAGGATCTGCTCGCACTGTTCCAGGCCCCGGGTGCGGAGGAGTGA
- a CDS encoding membrane protein: MARRPLPRLRPGSAGGTPLIPPGRGRAFARSTADGVVDVLQPLVALSRGLRVLAAAGRRKWMELPGDRRGPVFTLVVACGFVLFLLPYGPLAAAISLIGAAGWAGRGRAGAASETPVDGTERLRTLYEALVPYFSAAEDPSPLYSHGGDWSEAFDSFAFDESGRLTRLRLHYPAYFTDGEPAARTRIEQLLYAKSGRGREYLFEWDEEANNLTLTVLPALSTAIHAQRFVTAPGETVLGFTDPSSVQRTLPVLAGPETCGEGEEDEESTEGTREAGLKKAAEDGPETHDVPPVVWRTGPRSTEPHLLALGQPGSGTTTLLRSIALQVLPHGEVLVVDGGGTGEYACLSGRTGVLAVECGPAGMLATLEWAGHETERRLIAANRARQLRHAPPEDIQRPLWILLDRPSVMSHLAAADGRTDPQELLAVPLRHGRAANVRVVVADQLDAAEALSEAVRSQTRARVVLGPVSSEQVTAVLGAPPHTTPTPEVPPGRGYARLGAGPVHRLQVPATPDPYDEAAGEAERQAVLRLLPAPDPAAPPAPAPVGG, encoded by the coding sequence GTGGCCCGGAGACCGCTCCCCCGCCTCCGTCCCGGCAGCGCCGGGGGCACCCCGCTCATCCCGCCCGGCCGCGGCCGGGCGTTCGCCCGCAGCACGGCCGACGGCGTCGTCGATGTGCTCCAGCCGCTGGTCGCGCTCTCGCGCGGGTTGCGCGTGCTCGCCGCCGCCGGGCGGCGCAAGTGGATGGAGCTGCCGGGCGACCGCCGCGGACCGGTGTTCACCCTCGTGGTCGCCTGCGGCTTCGTCCTCTTCCTGCTGCCGTACGGGCCACTGGCGGCGGCGATCAGCCTGATCGGCGCGGCGGGCTGGGCCGGGCGGGGGCGCGCCGGTGCCGCGTCGGAGACGCCCGTTGACGGGACGGAGCGGCTGCGCACGCTCTACGAGGCGCTGGTGCCGTACTTCTCCGCCGCCGAGGACCCCAGCCCGCTCTACAGCCACGGCGGCGACTGGTCCGAGGCATTCGACTCCTTCGCCTTCGACGAGAGCGGACGGCTCACCCGGCTGCGCCTGCACTACCCCGCGTACTTCACCGATGGCGAGCCCGCGGCCCGCACCCGGATCGAGCAGTTGCTGTACGCGAAGTCGGGACGCGGCCGTGAATATCTGTTCGAGTGGGACGAGGAGGCCAACAACCTCACCCTGACCGTGCTGCCCGCCCTGTCCACCGCGATCCACGCCCAGCGCTTCGTCACCGCGCCCGGTGAGACGGTGCTGGGCTTCACCGACCCGTCGTCGGTGCAGCGGACGCTGCCGGTACTGGCGGGGCCGGAGACGTGCGGGGAGGGCGAGGAAGACGAGGAGAGCACGGAGGGCACGAGGGAGGCCGGGCTCAAGAAGGCGGCGGAGGACGGGCCGGAGACCCATGACGTACCGCCGGTGGTCTGGCGCACCGGCCCGCGCTCGACCGAACCGCATCTGCTCGCGCTCGGCCAGCCCGGCAGCGGCACCACGACCCTGCTGCGCTCCATCGCGCTGCAGGTGCTGCCCCATGGCGAGGTGCTGGTGGTGGACGGCGGCGGCACCGGCGAGTACGCGTGCCTGAGCGGACGCACGGGGGTGCTGGCAGTGGAGTGCGGGCCGGCCGGGATGCTGGCCACGCTGGAGTGGGCCGGCCATGAGACCGAGCGCCGGCTGATCGCCGCCAACCGCGCTCGCCAGTTGCGGCACGCGCCACCGGAGGACATCCAGCGCCCGCTGTGGATCCTGCTGGACCGGCCGTCGGTGATGAGCCATCTCGCGGCGGCGGACGGCCGTACCGATCCGCAGGAGCTGCTGGCCGTGCCGCTGCGGCACGGCCGGGCGGCGAACGTACGGGTGGTGGTGGCCGATCAGCTGGACGCCGCGGAGGCGCTGAGCGAGGCCGTACGGAGCCAGACCCGGGCCCGGGTGGTGCTGGGCCCGGTCTCGTCCGAGCAGGTCACGGCCGTCCTCGGGGCGCCGCCGCACACCACGCCGACGCCCGAGGTGCCTCCGGGCCGCGGCTACGCCCGTCTCGGCGCGGGCCCGGTGCACCGCCTCCAGGTGCCGGCCACGCCCGATCCGTACGACGAGGCGGCCGGCGAGGCCGAGCGGCAGGCGGTGCTCCGGCTGCTCCCGGCCCCGGACCCGGCGGCGCCCCCGGCCCCGGCGCCGGTCGGCGGTTAG
- a CDS encoding PLP-dependent aminotransferase family protein, translating into MSPWTSAVGASQLARLLGSQHTRDGVAAGAAASLTGGRRVPAYRSLADGVRLLILEGRVPVAARLPAERELAAALAVSRTTVAAAYEALRGEGFLESRRGAGSWTAMPAGSPLPTRGLDPLPPEAAASVIDLGCAALPAPEPWLTRAMRGALDELPPYAHTHGDYPAGLPALRQALADRYTARGIPTMPEQIMVTTGAMGAVAAACRLMVRPGERVAVESPSYANILQLMREAGARLVPVAMADRLAGWDIPSWRQVLSAAAPRLAYVVADFHNPTGALATEDQRRQLVDAARSAGTVLIADETMAELRLDEEVELPRPVCAFDPAGSTVITVGSASKTFWAGLRIGWVRAAPDVIRSLVAARAYADLGTPVIEQLAVAWLLNTGGWEEAIEIRRELARGNRDALVDALRRHLPDWEFTVPHGGLTLWARTGGLSGSRIAEAGARLGVRVPSGPRFGVDGAFEGYVRLPFTVGGAVAEKAATRLASAADLVATGATIEAEAPRTYVA; encoded by the coding sequence ATGAGTCCATGGACGTCCGCTGTCGGGGCATCCCAACTGGCCCGGCTGCTCGGGTCACAGCACACCCGCGACGGCGTGGCCGCCGGGGCCGCGGCCTCACTGACCGGGGGCCGCCGCGTCCCCGCCTACCGCTCCCTCGCCGACGGCGTACGGCTGCTCATCCTGGAGGGCCGGGTTCCGGTCGCGGCCCGCCTCCCCGCCGAGCGCGAGCTCGCCGCGGCGCTCGCGGTCAGCCGCACCACCGTCGCCGCCGCCTACGAGGCGTTGCGCGGCGAGGGGTTCCTGGAGTCCCGGCGCGGCGCCGGGAGCTGGACCGCCATGCCCGCCGGAAGCCCGCTGCCCACCCGGGGGCTCGATCCGCTGCCGCCCGAGGCCGCGGCCTCCGTGATCGACCTCGGCTGTGCCGCGCTGCCCGCCCCCGAGCCCTGGCTCACCCGCGCCATGCGCGGCGCCCTGGACGAACTGCCGCCCTACGCCCACACCCATGGCGACTACCCCGCCGGGCTGCCCGCCCTGCGCCAGGCGCTCGCCGACCGCTACACGGCCCGCGGCATACCGACCATGCCCGAGCAGATCATGGTCACCACCGGCGCCATGGGGGCCGTCGCCGCCGCCTGCCGGCTGATGGTCCGGCCCGGGGAGCGGGTCGCCGTCGAATCGCCCAGCTACGCCAACATCCTCCAGCTGATGCGGGAAGCGGGCGCCCGGCTCGTCCCCGTCGCCATGGCCGACCGGCTCGCGGGCTGGGACATCCCCTCCTGGCGCCAGGTGCTCAGCGCCGCCGCGCCCCGGCTGGCCTACGTCGTCGCCGACTTCCACAACCCCACCGGCGCCCTCGCCACCGAGGACCAGCGCCGCCAGCTCGTCGACGCCGCCCGCTCCGCCGGAACGGTCCTGATCGCCGACGAGACCATGGCCGAGCTGCGCCTGGACGAGGAGGTGGAGCTGCCCCGGCCCGTCTGCGCCTTCGACCCGGCGGGCAGCACCGTGATCACCGTCGGCTCGGCGAGCAAGACCTTCTGGGCGGGGCTGCGGATCGGCTGGGTGCGTGCCGCGCCCGATGTCATCCGCAGCCTGGTCGCCGCCCGTGCCTACGCGGACCTGGGCACCCCCGTCATCGAACAGCTCGCCGTCGCCTGGCTGCTGAACACCGGCGGCTGGGAGGAGGCCATCGAGATCCGCCGGGAGCTCGCGCGCGGCAACCGGGACGCGCTCGTCGACGCCCTGCGGCGCCATCTGCCCGACTGGGAGTTCACCGTCCCGCACGGCGGGCTCACCCTCTGGGCCCGCACCGGTGGCCTCTCCGGCTCGCGCATCGCCGAGGCGGGCGCCCGGCTGGGGGTCCGGGTGCCGTCGGGGCCCCGCTTCGGGGTGGACGGCGCGTTCGAGGGGTACGTACGGCTGCCGTTCACGGTCGGGGGAGCGGTCGCCGAGAAGGCGGCCACGCGGCTGGCCTCGGCCGCCGACCTGGTGGCCACGGGCGCCACGATCGAGGCGGAGGCGCCGCGGACGTATGTGGCCTGA
- a CDS encoding YczE/YyaS/YitT family protein — protein sequence MGLQLRAMLGLDPWDAFHQGVSEHISLSIGTVTVVVGVATLLLWLPLRQRPGLGTVSNVLVIGPVMDGTLWLIPEPEALAVRIPLLLFAIVLCGAATGLYISARFGPGPRDGLMTGLHRRTGWSIRLVRTGIELAVLVTGFVLGGSVGVGTVLFALAIGPLSQFFLRVFAIPAPAGTGSGIVARGGAETQVRDLI from the coding sequence ATGGGGCTCCAGTTGCGTGCCATGCTCGGTCTCGACCCGTGGGACGCCTTCCACCAGGGCGTCTCCGAGCACATCTCGCTGTCGATCGGCACGGTGACGGTCGTCGTCGGCGTCGCCACGCTGCTGCTGTGGCTCCCGCTGCGCCAGCGACCGGGTCTTGGCACGGTGTCGAACGTGCTGGTGATCGGGCCTGTGATGGACGGCACACTGTGGCTGATACCGGAGCCGGAGGCGCTGGCGGTGCGGATTCCGCTGCTGCTCTTCGCGATCGTGCTGTGCGGGGCGGCCACCGGGCTCTACATCTCGGCGAGGTTCGGGCCGGGCCCGCGGGACGGGCTGATGACGGGGCTGCACCGGCGCACCGGGTGGTCGATCCGGCTGGTGCGGACCGGGATCGAGCTGGCGGTGCTGGTCACCGGCTTCGTGCTGGGCGGCTCGGTGGGGGTGGGCACGGTGCTGTTCGCGCTGGCCATCGGGCCGCTGTCGCAGTTCTTCCTGCGTGTCTTCGCGATCCCCGCACCCGCCGGGACGGGCTCTGGGATCGTGGCGCGCGGCGGCGCCGAGACCCAGGTCCGGGACCTGATTTAG
- a CDS encoding RNA polymerase-binding protein RbpA: protein MSERALRGTRLVVTSYETDRGIDLAPRQAVEYACQNGHRFEMPFSVEAEIPPEWECKACGAMALLVDGDGPEEKKGKPARTHWDMLMERRTREELEEVLAERLAVLRSGAMNIAVHPRDTRKSA from the coding sequence ATGAGTGAGCGAGCTCTTCGCGGCACGCGACTCGTGGTGACCAGCTACGAGACCGACCGCGGCATCGATCTGGCACCGCGCCAGGCGGTGGAGTACGCATGCCAGAACGGCCATCGATTCGAGATGCCGTTCTCGGTAGAGGCGGAGATCCCGCCGGAGTGGGAGTGCAAGGCGTGCGGCGCCATGGCACTCCTTGTCGACGGCGATGGTCCAGAGGAGAAGAAGGGCAAGCCCGCGCGCACGCATTGGGACATGCTCATGGAGCGGCGCACCCGCGAGGAGCTGGAGGAGGTGCTGGCCGAGCGGCTGGCGGTTCTGCGCTCCGGTGCCATGAACATCGCCGTGCATCCGCGGGACACCCGTAAGTCTGCCTGA
- the fxsA gene encoding FxsA family membrane protein has translation MMTGASQQSDPTRPKRSRARTFVPLGIAAWLVLEIWLLTLVADVAGGLTVFLLLVAGVVVGGAVVKRGGRRAWQSLAGSMRPGAEEPAARPGSSFTMLGGLLLMVPGLISDVAALVCLFPPTRALLRRRAESALSRRMGFVPGSPSDPFRQAREQWERRDGQERPEQGTVIRGEVIRDGDDRDRDGDGEPGPGLRPRDRG, from the coding sequence ATGATGACCGGCGCATCGCAGCAGAGCGACCCGACCCGCCCGAAGCGCTCACGCGCCCGCACCTTCGTACCGCTGGGGATCGCCGCCTGGCTGGTGCTGGAGATCTGGCTGCTGACCCTGGTGGCGGACGTCGCCGGCGGGCTGACCGTCTTCCTGCTGCTGGTCGCGGGCGTGGTGGTGGGCGGGGCCGTGGTCAAGCGGGGCGGCCGCCGGGCGTGGCAGAGCCTGGCCGGGTCGATGCGGCCGGGCGCCGAGGAGCCCGCCGCGCGGCCGGGAAGCTCCTTCACGATGCTCGGCGGGCTGCTGCTCATGGTGCCGGGGCTGATCTCGGACGTGGCCGCGCTGGTATGCCTGTTCCCGCCGACCCGGGCACTGCTGCGGCGCCGCGCGGAGAGCGCGCTGTCGCGCCGGATGGGCTTCGTCCCCGGATCGCCGTCCGACCCCTTCCGCCAGGCCCGTGAGCAGTGGGAGCGCCGGGACGGGCAGGAGCGGCCGGAGCAGGGCACCGTCATCCGGGGCGAGGTGATACGGGACGGGGACGACCGGGACCGGGACGGCGACGGAGAGCCGGGCCCCGGGCTGCGGCCGCGCGACCGGGGCTGA
- a CDS encoding MrpF/PhaF family protein: MSTSDGWLAAALVPLLALLPVLWRIAYGSPRDRLIGQNLTSLLAGLVLLLAARGFHRTSYNDVALVVSVLGPTGTLIYARFLDVLPDSRLVRWTALVGVPATVLPLCAAAAPGRAMVKLLLIGALLIAGSVVTSGRGGKGGVTA; encoded by the coding sequence GTGAGCACTTCCGACGGCTGGCTGGCGGCGGCGCTGGTGCCGCTGCTCGCGCTCCTACCGGTGCTGTGGCGGATCGCCTACGGCTCGCCGAGGGACCGGCTGATCGGCCAGAACCTCACCTCGCTGCTGGCCGGTCTGGTGCTGCTGCTTGCCGCGCGGGGCTTCCACCGGACCTCGTACAACGATGTGGCGCTGGTGGTCAGCGTGCTCGGGCCCACCGGCACGCTGATCTACGCCCGCTTCCTGGACGTCCTGCCCGACTCCCGGCTGGTGCGCTGGACGGCGCTGGTGGGGGTGCCCGCCACGGTGCTGCCGCTGTGCGCGGCGGCCGCGCCCGGCCGGGCCATGGTGAAGCTGCTGCTGATCGGCGCGCTGCTGATCGCGGGCAGCGTGGTGACCAGCGGCCGCGGCGGTAAGGGGGGCGTCACGGCATGA
- a CDS encoding Na(+)/H(+) antiporter subunit B produces the protein MTDVLIVVALLLVAGAATAAVLNRDPVRQALVLSFLGLALALLFTFLQAPDVALSQLAVGSAVTPLMILLTVRKVRRRPGSDDGVDKPAGRER, from the coding sequence ATGACCGATGTGCTGATCGTCGTGGCCCTGCTGCTGGTCGCGGGCGCCGCCACCGCCGCCGTGCTCAACCGGGACCCGGTGCGGCAGGCGCTGGTGCTGTCCTTCCTCGGGCTGGCGCTTGCCCTGCTGTTCACCTTCCTCCAGGCGCCGGACGTCGCGCTCTCGCAGCTCGCCGTCGGCTCCGCGGTGACGCCCCTGATGATCCTGCTGACCGTGCGCAAGGTGCGGCGCCGCCCGGGGAGCGACGACGGCGTGGACAAGCCGGCGGGCCGGGAGCGATGA